One genomic segment of Clostridium estertheticum subsp. estertheticum includes these proteins:
- a CDS encoding metallophosphoesterase, giving the protein MNKLMLLGIALFLFLYGGINYYIGLRGWQNLGSHISFLNNKVYWIVIGLIASAYIVSMLLSSYIPSVVLNSLNIVGSYWMGIIFYLILLLPIIDLIRFLNSKISFIPRNINETANLSIIIAMVVIVCLSGLMVYGTWSARSPKVTKYDLNVNKTSSDLKKLKIIMVSDIHLGLVVDNKRLTVMVNKINELNPDIVLIPGDIIDSSLEPFVKQNMSDNFKRLKSKYGVYACLGNHDEMGRSVEDIVKTFKASGINVLRDKAILINNSFYVIGRDDISQESQTKIKRKDLSDIIKDLDKSRPLILMDHQPRDFADTQKNGIDLQVSGHTHRGQLFPANLITNLIFEIDYGYLKKNNSNFIVSSGYGTWGPPIRIGSRSEIVEINLNFKK; this is encoded by the coding sequence ATGAACAAATTAATGTTATTAGGTATTGCTTTATTTCTTTTCTTATATGGTGGTATAAATTATTATATAGGGTTAAGGGGATGGCAAAACTTAGGAAGTCATATTTCGTTTTTAAATAATAAAGTATATTGGATAGTAATTGGACTAATAGCATCGGCATATATCGTAAGTATGTTATTGTCTTCGTATATTCCTTCTGTAGTTTTAAATTCATTGAATATTGTGGGATCATATTGGATGGGGATAATTTTTTATCTTATTTTGTTATTGCCTATCATTGATTTAATAAGATTTTTAAATAGTAAGATTTCATTTATTCCAAGGAATATAAATGAAACTGCTAATTTGTCAATAATAATAGCAATGGTTGTAATTGTGTGTTTATCAGGATTAATGGTATATGGTACTTGGAGCGCTCGAAGCCCAAAAGTAACTAAATATGATTTGAATGTAAATAAAACATCTAGCGATTTAAAGAAACTTAAGATTATTATGGTTTCGGATATTCACCTTGGTCTTGTAGTAGATAATAAAAGGCTTACTGTGATGGTTAATAAAATAAATGAATTGAATCCAGACATTGTTCTAATACCTGGAGATATAATTGATAGTAGTCTAGAGCCTTTTGTAAAACAAAATATGAGTGATAACTTTAAAAGACTTAAAAGTAAATATGGAGTTTATGCTTGTCTTGGAAACCATGATGAAATGGGCAGAAGTGTAGAGGATATTGTTAAAACTTTTAAGGCTTCCGGAATAAATGTACTGAGAGATAAAGCAATCTTAATAAATAATAGTTTTTATGTTATAGGTCGCGACGATATATCACAGGAATCGCAGACGAAAATTAAAAGAAAAGATCTATCAGACATAATAAAGGATTTAGATAAGTCGAGGCCTCTTATATTAATGGATCATCAGCCAAGAGATTTTGCTGATACACAAAAGAATGGGATTGATTTACAGGTATCTGGACATACGCATCGAGGACAGTTATTTCCTGCAAATCTTATAACAAATTTGATATTTGAAATAGACTATGGTTATCTGAAAAAAAACAATTCGAACTTTATTGTATCTTCAGGTTATGGAACATGGGGACCTCCAATTAGGATAGGAAGCCGATCTGAAATAGTTGAAATTAATCTTAATTTTAAAAAATAA
- a CDS encoding FIST signal transduction protein codes for MKKDFFVAIAHSIELDSFLAVKELIEDCELQLDKHHPTAGILYASIDVDHQLVLDKIYEKWPELQLIGCTTDGEFSSECEYVEDSLVLTLFISEEIKIVSGFINNTAIDMRKECSQVLSESITRLGQNPNLCILFSDVIKTSGETVMQQLTTVTEGKLPIVGGISADSWRFTDSKQFYNKASSQNISPFLLLAGSFDISFGMDSGWHPVGDVGTITRSHGNVIYEIDHKPALEFYSNILGQNVKATLELPIAVYDDKGDFCFMRTSFENYDDNIGSITYLGNVPVGYKVRITMVNRESILAGAKSSINHAISTFSSNKLPVIALCFSCSARRVLLGTRTKEECQILQEKIGESVKFVGFYSYGEFCPNLNKLTNKFHNETFVTVLLG; via the coding sequence ATGAAAAAAGATTTTTTTGTAGCCATAGCTCACAGTATAGAACTAGATTCATTTTTAGCGGTTAAGGAACTAATTGAAGATTGTGAGCTTCAGCTTGATAAACATCACCCTACGGCAGGAATTCTTTATGCCAGCATAGACGTTGATCATCAGTTGGTACTTGATAAAATTTATGAAAAATGGCCGGAGTTACAGCTCATTGGATGTACAACAGATGGAGAATTTTCTTCAGAATGTGAGTATGTAGAGGATTCATTAGTTTTGACATTATTTATATCTGAAGAAATAAAAATTGTTTCTGGCTTTATCAATAATACAGCAATAGATATGAGAAAAGAATGTAGTCAGGTATTATCAGAGTCTATTACCAGATTAGGGCAGAATCCTAACCTATGTATATTATTTTCAGATGTGATTAAAACAAGTGGTGAGACAGTTATGCAACAGCTAACTACAGTTACAGAGGGTAAACTTCCAATTGTGGGTGGAATATCAGCAGATAGTTGGAGATTTACTGATTCTAAACAGTTTTACAATAAAGCATCATCACAAAATATATCTCCATTTTTACTTTTAGCTGGATCATTTGATATTTCTTTCGGGATGGACAGTGGTTGGCATCCAGTGGGTGATGTGGGGACTATAACAAGATCGCATGGTAATGTGATCTATGAAATCGACCATAAGCCTGCACTTGAATTCTATAGTAATATTCTTGGCCAAAATGTTAAGGCTACCCTTGAACTACCAATTGCAGTATATGATGATAAGGGTGATTTTTGTTTTATGCGCACTAGCTTCGAAAATTATGATGATAACATTGGATCAATAACCTATCTAGGTAATGTTCCGGTTGGTTATAAAGTCCGTATTACCATGGTAAACCGTGAGTCAATTTTGGCAGGTGCTAAAAGTTCAATCAACCATGCGATTAGCACATTTTCATCAAATAAATTACCCGTTATAGCATTATGTTTCTCTTGTTCAGCTCGAAGGGTTCTACTTGGAACACGAACTAAAGAGGAGTGCCAGATTCTTCAGGAAAAGATAGGGGAAAGTGTAAAATTTGTTGGATTTTATTCCTATGGTGAGTTTTGTCCAAATTTAAATAAATTAACAAATAAGTTCCATAATGAAACATTTGTAACTGTATTGCTAGGTTAA
- a CDS encoding EscE/YscE/SsaE family type III secretion system needle protein co-chaperone, whose amino-acid sequence MQTKNAKQHVQDVTTHLQDAKNCLNNALNSVEKPENKQQIQNTLNSVDTALQNANTTISNYQE is encoded by the coding sequence ATGCAAACTAAAAATGCTAAACAACATGTTCAAGATGTAACAACTCATCTTCAAGATGCTAAAAATTGTTTAAATAATGCATTAAATTCAGTAGAAAAACCTGAAAATAAACAACAAATTCAAAATACTCTTAATTCCGTAGATACTGCTTTACAAAATGCAAATACTACAATTTCAAATTATCAGGAATAA
- a CDS encoding GGDEF domain-containing protein — protein sequence MENYNIDVMIRRIAILEKKLQRSEHSRRLIEQAMDHYDLVYRSSIDKLDAQKNLLDVKNQELDFKRLELLAKNAELQEVSTTDGVTRIYNRRKINEIFNEKYLQAQCYKISFSVIIIDVDWFKLVNDTYGHQAGDQVLFELAQLMKCSLRTTEYIGRWGGEEFFIVLPNTSANDGYVLAERIRLKVSNHNFGTPKHLTCSFGITEYMKEDSIERIIKRADMALYQAKERRNCACIFK from the coding sequence ATGGAGAATTATAATATAGATGTTATGATTAGGCGAATAGCGATTTTGGAAAAAAAGTTGCAACGCTCGGAACATAGCCGAAGACTTATAGAGCAGGCAATGGATCATTATGATTTAGTTTATCGTTCTAGTATAGACAAGCTAGATGCACAAAAGAACTTGCTTGATGTCAAGAATCAAGAACTGGACTTCAAAAGATTAGAACTACTTGCCAAGAACGCGGAGCTTCAAGAAGTTTCAACCACTGATGGAGTTACACGGATATATAACCGAAGAAAAATTAACGAGATATTTAATGAAAAATACCTTCAGGCACAGTGTTATAAGATAAGTTTTTCGGTTATTATAATCGATGTTGACTGGTTCAAGTTAGTAAATGATACATATGGACATCAAGCTGGTGACCAAGTTTTATTTGAACTTGCTCAACTGATGAAGTGTAGCCTTCGTACTACTGAGTACATTGGAAGATGGGGAGGAGAAGAATTTTTTATTGTTTTACCAAATACAAGTGCAAATGATGGATATGTATTGGCTGAGAGGATACGATTAAAAGTATCTAACCATAACTTTGGAACACCTAAACATCTAACTTGTAGTTTTGGGATTACTGAGTACATGAAAGAGGACAGCATAGAAAGGATTATTAAAAGAGCTGATATGGCACTTTATCAGGCTAAGGAACGCCGCAATTGTGCTTGTATTTTCAAATAA
- a CDS encoding GTP pyrophosphokinase has protein sequence MGKSTKTDKVFFEQIIDKAVSPSDMEGKIEEIEELIMIYSCAIKEVSTKLEILDYEFKIKGKRNPIEYMKSRVKSPKSIMDKLTRKNLKPSIKVARENFNDIAGIRVVCSFVSDIYKVADMLKRQEDITLIEEKDYIKNPKPNGYRSLHMVLEIPIFFSDHVEPIRVEVQIRTIAMDFWASLEHKLYYKKGEGIAIHIKNDLKDCADIIAATDIKMQNIEIEVDKIR, from the coding sequence ATGGGTAAATCCACAAAAACAGATAAAGTATTCTTTGAGCAAATAATAGATAAAGCAGTATCTCCAAGCGATATGGAAGGCAAAATAGAAGAAATAGAGGAACTTATAATGATTTATAGTTGTGCTATAAAGGAAGTTAGTACTAAACTTGAAATTTTAGATTATGAATTTAAAATAAAGGGGAAAAGAAATCCGATAGAATATATGAAATCTAGGGTTAAATCACCTAAGAGTATAATGGACAAACTTACTCGTAAAAATTTAAAACCAAGTATTAAAGTGGCAAGGGAAAATTTCAATGATATAGCGGGGATAAGAGTTGTTTGTTCCTTCGTTAGTGATATATATAAGGTCGCAGATATGCTTAAAAGGCAAGAGGATATTACTTTAATTGAAGAGAAAGACTATATAAAAAATCCAAAGCCTAATGGGTATAGAAGCCTTCATATGGTTTTGGAAATTCCTATATTTTTTTCGGATCATGTAGAACCCATAAGAGTAGAAGTACAAATAAGAACAATCGCTATGGATTTTTGGGCAAGTTTAGAACATAAGTTATATTATAAAAAAGGGGAAGGCATTGCAATACATATAAAAAATGATTTAAAAGATTGTGCAGATATTATAGCAGCAACAGATATAAAAATGCAAAACATAGAAATTGAAGTAGATAAAATAAGATGA
- the pyk gene encoding pyruvate kinase produces MQKTKMIFTIGPASDSKEILTKLMEIGMNVTRLNFSHGTHEDHKIKIDLIKSLREELNKSVAIMLDIKGPKIRTHDFMGDTVAIDKGQKFIFSCGKEILGNKERCSVSYAELYKDLKANGRLLVDDGLIEFKIDSIEGTEINCTALNSGFIGNHKGINVPNISIGLPAVTDKDKLDLIFGCEQGVDIVAASFIRKAGDVTDVRNILNANGGEHIQIISKIETQEGVDNIDAIIEASDGIMVARGDMGVEIPIQKVPIVQKMIIHKCNKAGKPVITATQMLDSMIRNPRPTRAEASDIANAIFDGTDAIMLSGESANGKYPLESALTMANIAIEAESNIDFRAALNKRNHEVLENISDGISLATCNTADKLNVSAIITATQSGHTARIVSKYRPMCPIIAVTPSKQVARGLSINFGVQTILSIKLTSTDELMADAVKKSLASGYIKKGDVVIIAAGIPVGESGTTNMMKIQKV; encoded by the coding sequence ATGCAAAAAACAAAAATGATTTTCACAATAGGTCCTGCAAGTGACAGTAAAGAAATACTTACAAAACTCATGGAAATTGGAATGAATGTTACTAGACTTAATTTTTCACATGGTACACATGAGGATCACAAAATAAAAATTGACCTAATAAAAAGTCTTAGGGAAGAACTTAATAAATCTGTTGCTATAATGCTTGATATAAAAGGACCTAAGATTAGGACACACGATTTTATGGGAGATACTGTAGCAATTGACAAAGGTCAAAAATTCATCTTTAGTTGTGGTAAAGAAATACTTGGGAACAAAGAGAGATGTTCTGTCTCTTATGCAGAGCTTTATAAAGATCTTAAGGCTAATGGTAGACTTCTTGTGGATGACGGTCTTATTGAATTTAAGATTGATTCAATAGAGGGCACTGAAATAAATTGTACAGCATTAAATTCTGGTTTTATAGGAAATCATAAGGGAATAAATGTTCCTAATATATCTATTGGTCTTCCAGCCGTAACTGACAAGGATAAATTAGATTTAATATTTGGATGTGAACAAGGGGTTGATATCGTAGCAGCTTCTTTTATAAGAAAAGCTGGCGATGTAACAGATGTTAGAAATATACTTAATGCAAATGGTGGCGAACATATCCAAATAATATCAAAAATTGAAACACAAGAAGGCGTAGATAACATAGATGCGATAATAGAGGCTTCTGATGGCATTATGGTTGCCAGGGGAGATATGGGTGTTGAAATACCAATTCAAAAGGTTCCTATAGTTCAAAAAATGATAATTCATAAATGTAATAAGGCAGGTAAACCTGTTATAACAGCAACACAAATGTTAGATTCTATGATTAGAAATCCAAGACCTACTAGAGCAGAAGCTTCAGACATAGCTAATGCTATTTTTGATGGTACCGATGCAATAATGCTTAGTGGTGAAAGTGCTAATGGAAAATATCCATTGGAATCTGCTTTAACGATGGCAAATATAGCCATTGAGGCAGAGTCAAATATTGATTTTAGAGCCGCTTTAAATAAAAGAAATCATGAAGTTCTTGAAAATATATCAGATGGTATAAGCCTTGCTACATGTAACACAGCAGATAAATTAAATGTATCTGCAATAATAACAGCAACGCAAAGTGGTCATACTGCTAGAATAGTATCCAAATATAGACCAATGTGTCCGATTATTGCTGTAACACCTAGCAAGCAAGTTGCAAGAGGTTTATCTATTAATTTTGGAGTGCAGACAATACTTTCAATTAAGTTAACTTCAACAGACGAATTAATGGCTGATGCAGTGAAAAAAAGCCTAGCTTCTGGATATATAAAAAAAGGAGACGTTGTTATAATTGCAGCTGGAATACCTGTTGGTGAATCTGGTACTACTAATATGATGAAAATACAAAAAGTTTAA
- a CDS encoding HAD family hydrolase: MVKNIVFDLGNVLLDFNPIIYLKTLISDKAKIQEVYAEIFTSKEWVMLDRGIITQEEAVNEICHRSIENSELIKMVMHNWYQLLTPIEDTVEVLKELKHNGYKLYFLSNFHLLAYEDVTKRYKFFEYFDGGILSYKEQLIKPDKEIYNKLIKRYKIKAEESIFIDDTIENIEGARKLGFEAILFINSKYLRKKLSEYKVL; the protein is encoded by the coding sequence ATGGTTAAAAATATTGTATTTGATTTAGGAAACGTATTATTAGATTTTAATCCAATAATATATCTTAAAACACTAATTTCTGATAAAGCAAAAATTCAGGAAGTTTATGCGGAAATATTCACAAGTAAAGAATGGGTTATGCTTGATAGGGGTATAATTACACAAGAAGAAGCAGTAAATGAAATATGTCACAGAAGCATAGAAAATAGTGAACTAATAAAGATGGTAATGCATAATTGGTATCAATTACTTACACCAATTGAAGATACTGTAGAAGTTTTAAAAGAACTAAAACATAATGGATATAAACTTTATTTTTTATCTAACTTTCATTTATTAGCATACGAAGATGTTACTAAACGATATAAATTTTTTGAATATTTTGATGGAGGAATCCTCTCATATAAGGAACAGCTTATAAAACCTGATAAAGAAATTTATAATAAATTAATAAAAAGATATAAAATTAAGGCAGAGGAATCCATTTTTATAGATGATACAATTGAAAATATAGAAGGTGCTAGGAAGTTGGGTTTTGAAGCCATACTTTTCATAAATTCAAAATATTTACGTAAAAAATTGAGTGAATATAAGGTATTATAG
- a CDS encoding rod shape-determining protein — translation MLENIINFMRKRYIGVDLLNGKVRAFEKKENTFIDKSIGEILPNIFNPINNENYWYDINAMEQLLNYVLSNVKKSLFRPGLVIAIPFEISDIKNKASIVEEASKFKWSNIYILSNFMCAAIGSGVRIEECRRKIFIYSLNDLTYFGLVFAGNIFNVKILKRGYNKLTQEDIINNIGNLTDDASKELPEQFTNIKLSEKDLEEVTIGWKLEIERTIYLSVPTNLKNVFGLNIGKNQLVYLEYENCIIEGLKNAISKINTMKIRKG, via the coding sequence ATGCTAGAAAATATAATTAATTTTATGAGGAAAAGATATATAGGTGTTGATTTGTTAAATGGAAAAGTAAGAGCTTTTGAAAAAAAAGAGAATACTTTCATAGATAAATCTATAGGAGAAATACTTCCCAATATATTTAATCCGATAAATAATGAAAACTATTGGTATGATATTAATGCCATGGAGCAATTATTGAATTACGTCTTAAGCAATGTTAAAAAATCATTATTTAGGCCCGGATTGGTTATTGCTATCCCATTTGAGATTTCTGACATAAAGAATAAAGCATCAATTGTTGAGGAAGCTTCAAAATTTAAGTGGAGCAATATATATATTCTTAGTAATTTTATGTGCGCGGCTATTGGTTCAGGGGTTCGGATAGAAGAATGTAGAAGGAAAATATTTATTTATTCCTTAAATGACTTAACTTATTTTGGTCTTGTTTTTGCTGGAAATATTTTCAATGTAAAAATTTTAAAAAGGGGATATAATAAGTTAACACAAGAAGATATAATAAACAATATTGGAAATTTAACAGATGATGCATCAAAAGAATTACCAGAACAATTTACAAATATAAAACTATCAGAAAAAGATTTGGAAGAAGTCACTATAGGGTGGAAATTAGAAATAGAAAGAACAATATATTTATCTGTTCCAACAAATCTAAAGAATGTATTTGGTCTTAATATAGGCAAAAATCAATTAGTATATTTAGAATATGAAAATTGTATTATAGAAGGATTAAAGAATGCTATTTCAAAAATTAACACAATGAAAATTAGGAAAGGCTAA
- the cphA gene encoding cyanophycin synthetase: MKIINFRIFNGRNIYCHKKCIKLNLDLEEYSKIPSKDIYNFNEKLICMLQKINTHRSGIDEHREFIKRLIEGTYLANITEYIIIALQNMIGSDISYGKNHEISVNHHYIIYQYEYKSIGIEVANIAVDFVNSLIKNELFDLDIGVDKLKEILMCEQLGVSTFNICNEAKKRGIPIIKIGEESMFQLGYGKYSKFIQATMGNDTSAISLGIAQDKLLTKQVLSMNSLPVSNGMRVTSVSDCISFALDIGYPVVLKPQFGNKGKGVIGNIEHEKQLSDAYGLLAKKYEDIIIEEYIIGKDYRVCSVYGDIVAVSETIHPYIIGDGITSIEELIKKTNEGSRRGDDYEKDLIMIKIDEGLVEYLKQKNFSLEFILPEKEKLYLNLSTGGLSIDCTDLICDENIEICKRAASAIGMDICEIHVRCIDISKSLNEGGVIIDLNAAPEIRVYHNPCIGTHNVAGHIVDKLFKDIPKSIPLVAVTGTNGKTTTTRLIAHILSISGYTVGMTTSSGIYIDGKCVFKGDTTGPKSALTVLMNRSIDAAVLETARGGIIRGGLAYDLANVAVITNITEDHLGIDGVDTIEDLAKVKALVGEAVKIDGYVVINGDDNMSISILPRLKSRLIVFSSYRNNEVMIANIKKGGYGIYVDEGNLIIQTSTNSEKLINVKNIGITLKGILKYNIKNAMAACAAAVGLGIDYDVIRQGLKTFYCNKEQNPGRFNIYLLNNVTVILDYGHNIEGYKVVLDAVKDIKHNKLIGVIGVPGDRSDSHILNMGKCAGENFDYILIKENKDGRGRLKGQVADLLEKGVLKSNFNIINIKKILEEKEAFKMALDIAKPGDIVIVFFEKDEPLLEIIRSKSISKCETKL, encoded by the coding sequence ATGAAAATAATTAACTTTAGGATATTTAATGGTAGAAATATATATTGTCACAAGAAATGTATTAAACTTAACCTAGATTTAGAAGAATATAGTAAAATTCCTAGCAAAGATATCTATAACTTTAATGAAAAATTAATTTGTATGTTACAAAAGATTAATACCCATAGGTCTGGAATAGATGAGCATAGAGAATTTATAAAGAGACTCATAGAAGGAACTTATTTAGCTAATATTACTGAATATATAATAATAGCACTTCAAAATATGATAGGTTCAGATATAAGTTACGGAAAAAATCATGAAATATCTGTTAATCATCATTACATTATATATCAATATGAATATAAAAGTATAGGAATTGAGGTTGCTAACATAGCAGTGGATTTTGTTAATTCATTAATTAAGAATGAATTATTTGACTTAGATATAGGAGTAGATAAATTAAAGGAAATATTAATGTGTGAACAACTAGGAGTAAGTACATTTAACATATGTAATGAGGCAAAAAAAAGGGGAATTCCTATAATAAAAATAGGGGAAGAAAGTATGTTCCAATTAGGTTATGGGAAATACTCAAAGTTTATACAAGCGACTATGGGCAATGATACAAGCGCAATATCACTAGGAATCGCACAGGATAAATTGCTAACCAAACAAGTATTAAGTATGAATAGTTTACCTGTATCAAATGGTATGAGGGTAACAAGCGTGAGCGATTGCATTTCATTTGCACTCGATATTGGCTACCCGGTTGTACTTAAACCACAGTTTGGTAATAAAGGTAAGGGGGTTATAGGTAATATAGAACATGAGAAACAATTATCAGATGCGTATGGTCTTTTAGCAAAAAAATATGAAGATATAATAATAGAGGAGTACATAATTGGAAAGGACTATAGAGTATGTAGTGTGTATGGAGATATTGTAGCCGTATCAGAAACAATACATCCGTATATTATAGGTGATGGCATAACATCTATAGAAGAACTTATAAAAAAGACTAATGAAGGTTCAAGGCGTGGTGACGATTATGAAAAAGATTTAATTATGATAAAAATAGATGAAGGACTAGTAGAATATTTAAAACAAAAGAACTTTTCATTAGAGTTTATTCTTCCTGAAAAAGAAAAATTATATTTAAATTTATCTACGGGTGGTCTTTCAATAGATTGTACGGATTTAATATGTGATGAAAACATAGAAATATGTAAAAGAGCAGCAAGTGCTATAGGTATGGATATTTGCGAAATACATGTGAGGTGCATTGACATTAGCAAATCACTTAATGAAGGCGGAGTAATTATTGATTTAAATGCTGCGCCTGAAATTAGAGTGTATCATAATCCTTGCATTGGCACACATAATGTAGCAGGTCATATTGTTGATAAATTATTTAAGGATATACCAAAAAGCATTCCATTAGTAGCAGTGACGGGTACAAATGGGAAAACAACTACCACAAGACTTATTGCACATATACTCTCAATTTCAGGGTATACGGTGGGAATGACAACATCTAGCGGAATATATATTGATGGAAAATGTGTGTTTAAGGGTGATACCACAGGTCCTAAAAGTGCATTAACAGTTCTTATGAATAGAAGTATAGATGCAGCGGTCCTTGAAACTGCAAGGGGTGGAATAATTAGGGGGGGCTTAGCATATGACCTTGCAAATGTTGCTGTTATTACTAACATAACAGAGGATCACCTTGGAATAGATGGAGTAGATACTATAGAAGATTTAGCTAAAGTTAAGGCTCTGGTTGGCGAAGCGGTTAAAATAGATGGATATGTTGTCATTAATGGGGATGACAATATGAGTATAAGCATATTGCCAAGGCTAAAGAGTAGACTCATAGTATTCTCTAGTTATAGAAACAATGAGGTTATGATAGCTAACATTAAGAAAGGTGGTTATGGAATTTACGTAGATGAGGGTAATTTAATAATACAAACTAGTACTAATTCAGAGAAGCTAATAAACGTAAAAAACATAGGCATAACATTAAAAGGTATTTTAAAATATAACATTAAAAATGCTATGGCCGCATGTGCAGCTGCAGTAGGACTTGGTATAGATTATGATGTTATTAGACAAGGATTAAAGACATTCTACTGTAATAAAGAACAAAATCCAGGAAGGTTTAATATATATTTATTAAATAATGTAACAGTAATATTAGACTATGGGCACAATATAGAAGGTTATAAGGTTGTACTAGATGCAGTTAAGGATATAAAGCACAATAAACTTATAGGAGTTATTGGGGTTCCAGGAGATAGATCAGACAGTCATATATTAAATATGGGCAAATGTGCAGGAGAAAATTTTGATTATATCTTAATAAAAGAAAATAAAGATGGCAGAGGCAGGTTAAAGGGGCAGGTAGCAGACCTTTTAGAAAAAGGAGTTCT
- a CDS encoding LysR family transcriptional regulator: MDIKQLRYFLTIAEEGQITAAARRLHIAQPPLSQQLKLLERELGVKLVERGPRHIHLTDAGEILRTRAEQILELSDSTINEIDDFKKGLNGTLSIGMVSSSGALLIKNTLSKFHEEYPGVKFSVQEGNTFKILELLNRGIIEVGIVRTPFKALNCNCKHMVKEPMIAAMTKKYSSDLEGIYISLKELNGKPLIFYRRFEQLIMDTCTESGFKPEVFCKNDDARTTLMLANAGFGIGIVPKSAFELSRNENLIYKEIKNEKLETSLAAIWIKDRYMSSLADKFIKFFN; encoded by the coding sequence ATGGACATTAAACAACTTAGATATTTCCTTACAATAGCAGAGGAAGGTCAAATAACCGCAGCAGCTAGAAGACTTCACATTGCTCAACCCCCTTTAAGTCAACAACTTAAACTTTTAGAGAGAGAACTTGGAGTAAAACTTGTAGAAAGAGGACCAAGACATATCCATTTAACTGATGCTGGTGAAATTTTAAGAACTAGAGCAGAGCAAATTTTAGAACTTTCAGATTCTACAATAAATGAAATAGATGATTTTAAAAAAGGTTTAAATGGAACCTTATCTATAGGAATGGTTTCATCCTCTGGTGCATTACTTATAAAAAATACTTTGTCAAAATTTCATGAAGAATATCCTGGTGTAAAATTTTCCGTGCAAGAAGGTAACACATTTAAGATCCTAGAACTATTAAATAGAGGGATTATAGAAGTTGGAATTGTTAGAACACCGTTTAAAGCTTTAAATTGCAATTGTAAACATATGGTAAAAGAACCAATGATAGCAGCAATGACAAAAAAATATTCTTCGGATTTAGAAGGGATTTACATATCATTGAAAGAACTAAATGGAAAACCTCTGATTTTTTATCGAAGATTTGAACAGTTAATAATGGATACCTGCACGGAAAGTGGCTTTAAACCAGAGGTATTCTGTAAAAATGATGATGCACGAACAACGCTTATGCTAGCAAATGCAGGCTTTGGAATTGGAATAGTACCTAAATCTGCCTTTGAACTTTCACGTAATGAGAATCTTATTTATAAAGAAATAAAAAACGAAAAATTAGAAACATCACTAGCTGCAATATGGATAAAAGATAGATATATGTCCTCACTAGCAGATAAGTTTATAAAATTTTTCAATTAA